From the Cystobacter ferrugineus genome, the window AGGACTTCTGTGTCCGGGAGGGCCCCGCGCATCCGCCGAGACCCAGCAGACCCAGGAGCACCAGCATCGCTCGCCGCCAGGCCCTCGTCATGGAACTTCTCCCGGTGCGGAGCCCTGAATCGGCCTGGCTGGACCGCGGGTATCGAGGTCGAGCATCTGGAACGCCTCCAATGGGGACTCACGCATCCCACCATCGGTGAAGAGGAGCACGGCCTCGCCTGGGTGAGCGGCGCGCGGCGTGCCGGGTCGATAGTCGATGGTGGTGCCATTGGTGACGAGGTAGCGCAGCACGCCATCCTGAGGTGTGTCGTGAGGCAGCACGAGCAACTCCCGGCAGCGCTTGTCCCGGGTATGGCCCACGACCTGGGTGAGACCGAGGGGCAGCCGGCGGGGATCGAAGCGGCGGCGCGGGGTGGCGTCGCGGTGGAGGGTGTCCTCGGGGCTCAGGCTCGGACGGTGGTAGAAGATGCCCCGGCCCTCGCCATAGGTGGCGTCACCGGGCCGGTACAGCCCGGGGATGTGCAAGGGGCCCTGGGTCCAGGCGGCCACGGCGGAGTCGAGCGCCTGGTTGAGGGTCTCCACCACGGAGGGGCCGTGGGAGTGGAGCGATTCGGACAGCCCCACCGCGTGGAGATCCTCTCGGGTCACGCCCGCGTGCAGCACGATCATCCGCTCCGCCGCGGCATGGGCCACCCGGAAGCGCCGGGCGCGCAGCAGGTGGTCGACCCAGCGGCGTTGCTCCTCGCGGAAGGTGCCGAAGTCGCGTGCCACCAGCTCGACGTTGGGGAGTTCGGGGTGGCGGGCGAGGAAGTCGCGCTCCCGCGCCTCGTCGACGTCACCTCCCCGGTAGATGCCGTCCGCTTCCACCTGGGCGAGGGCGAAGCGCGCGTCGGTGAAGCCGGCCAGCTCGCCCACGCGGCCCAGGTCGTGGTTGCCCAGCAGCAGCACCGCCTGATCCGCCGGGTGCGCGGCCATCCACGCGATCAGCCGGACGGCGCTCGTGGCGACGGCGTCGCGCTCGAGGGACTTGCCCCAGTCGAAGTGATCTCCCACCGAGATGAGCTGGACATCGGGGATCAGCCGGCCGTTCGCGCCGAGCAGTCCATGGCGATCCAGCACGGCGAAGAAGCGGGTGATGTCCGCCTGGGGATCGCCGATGGCGAAATGGTGGAGGCGGGGTCGCCCGTCGGGCGGTGTCGAATGGGGGCCCTGCTGGGCGGCGGAAGTGGCGAGGGCGAGGGCGGCCTCGATTCGGGGTGTGCTCACGGGCGCATCCTAGAACCCGCGCGAGGGCGGGTGCTGCGGCGATTCCGAGCCAGGTGTCATTCGCCGCCCGCGCAGCGGCACCCACGGCCGGGCGCGGGTGCCGCGTGGGGGGCTATTCGGGGAGCTCCTGCCGCAGACCGCCGCTGCGCTCCACCAGGGGGCACGAGTACACGCCGATGGCCGTGCCGATGAACAGGCTGACGATGTGCACGATCGTCCAGTTCACCATTCCAATGCCATACAGGTCATGGAGCCCCTGCTCGGGCCTCATGATGTCGAGGAAGCGGAGTATCAGGGGGACCGCCACCGAGGCGAGGGCGGCCGCGATGAAGGAGCGCTTCCAGCGCTTGGCGAAGAAGCCTCCGAAGACGCCGGCCATGAGGGAGCCGAGTCCGGGCATCCAGAAGGTGATGAGGCTGACGGTCACCATGGTGAGCGTGCCGATGGTGAGACCCCGGTGCTTCATTGGGGGGTTGGTGGAGCGCACCAGCACGGGCCCATCGTCGAGACAGCCGTAGGCGGCGGCGCGCACCTCGCTTCCCTCCACCTGCTCCTGCCCGCGTGTCTGGTCAACGAAGACGTTGGAGCGAGGGTTCACGGGGGCGGAGCCCTTGGGATCGATGATGTCGGACATGCGTTTCCTCCCGAGGCCGTTGGGGGCGGAATCCCCCGACGTGCGACCTGCCCTGTTGAAGATGGGACCGCATCCCGGGAGGGGCAGCGGCTGGAGCCTGACTGGAGGCCCTGCTCGCGCTCCAGCCTGCCCATGTTCGCCTGGCTGGGGCCCGTGCTCCGCGAGCGGCTCAGCCCAGGTGGGCGCGGAGGAATTCCACGGACCGCTTCCAGGCCAGCTCGGCGTTCTGGGGCGAGTACACCTCGGGCCGCTGCTCGTTGCAGAAGGCGTGGCTCGCGTCGTAGCGGTGGAACTCGGCGGGAATGCCCGCGCCCTTCAACGTCTTCTCCAGCGCGTTCACCCGGTCCGGCGAGCACCAGTCATCGTTGTTGGCGAAGTGCCCCTGTACCGGGCAGCGGATCTTCTTCACGTCGGCGACCGACTCGGGGGGAATCCCATAGAAGGGGATGGCGGCGGAGAGATGCCCATCCGCCGCCGCGGCCGCGAGCGTCAGGGCGCCGCCCATGCAGAAGCCGAGCACCGCCACCTTGGTGCCGGGAGCACGATGGCGCAGGGCCTCGGCCGCGTGGGAGATCTCCTGGGCGGCCCGCCGCATGTCCAGGGCGTTCATCAGCTTCGTGGCCTCGGCGGGGTTCTTCGTCACCTTGCCGCCGTAGAGGTCCTGGGCGAACACGGTGAAGCCCTCGCGCGCCAGACGATCCGCCACGCCGCGCACCTGGTCCGTGAGGCCCCAGAATTCGTGGATGAGGATGACCGCTCCCCGGCTGGAACCTCCCTCGGCCGCCTTCAAGTAGCCCGCGACTTCCTTTCCATCCGCCGTGGTCAGCTTCGCTTGTTGCGCCATGTGTCCGCTCCTGTGGTCCGTGGAGGAGGCGGAGAATAAAGCCGGCGCGCACGCCCGCCGGGCGCGTGAGCGGGCACCGCTGGGGACTGTCAACGGGCAAACCGGTGGACGGGCGACAAGAGGGCCCGCGGGGAAAAAGCACTGACTTTGAATCAACGCACGGGGTCCCCGTCAGAAGGAGCAAGAACGATTTGGGAGGACACGACGATGGCGCTTCAGCACGGACTCTTCACCCTGGCTCTCTCCGCACTCCTGTTCACCCCCGTGGCCGCCTCGGCCGCTGACAACACCCGGCACGCGGCGTCCCCCGTGGCCAGCAACTGGGCTCCCAGCCGGGATTCGCACCGGGCGCCGCCGCCCCCTCCTCCCTCGCGCAGCCGTGATGGCCGCTACGAACTGCAGACGGTGCGCACGGAGGTGCCGGGTCACTACGAGCGCGTCTGGGTCGAGGAGCAGTGCGTGAGGACCCGCCGCCACGTGCGTTCGTGCGAGCCGGCCCACTACGAGCGGCGTTGGGTGCCGGGTTACACCCAGACCTCGCAGCAGTGGGTCTGGGTCCCCCGGAGCCGGGGCCCCTACGGCCGCGGGTAGCCTCGCCGCATCGCCACGCTTCACCGGGAACGCCTCGGCCTTCGGGCCGGGGCGTTCGTGTTTCCGGAGACTTCTTCGTCGCGAAGCGGCACGGTGCGGACCCGGTACTGGAGCTCGAATCAGAGGAGGAAAGTCATGTCGGTCTCGCCCACGTCCGGGGGGGAGCCTCGCCGCGAGGCGGAGCACCGCGAGGTGCTCGCCAGGAGTTTCGACTATGTGATCGTCGGTGGGGGAACGGCGGGCTGCGTCCTCGCGCGCCGCCTGGTGGAGGGCACTGATGCGACCGTGCTCCTGCTCGAGGCGGGCGGGTCGGACGAAGGTGTCGCGAGCCTCTCGGATCCCCTGAGGTGGATCGAGAACATCGGCTCGCCCTACGCCCAGAACTACTTCTACGAGCCGAGCCCGCACGTCGCTCATCGCTCCATCCTCTTGTCGCGCGGCAGGGTGCTGGGCGGTTCGGGCAGCACCAACGCGTTGATCTGGGCCCGCGGCAACAGGGCCGACTACGACGGCTGGGCGGAGGCCGGGAACGCCGGCTGGGACTACGACTCCGTGCTGCCCCTGTTCAAGAAGTCGGAGGACTGGGAGGACGGGGCCAGCGAGCTGCGCGGCGCGGGCGGTCCGATTCGGGTCGAGCGCGCCAGGAACCTCCACCCGGTGGCCGCCGCGCTCATCGACGCCGGTGGCTCCTACGGGATGCCGTACCTCGATGACGTGAACGTGCCCCACCCCGAGGGCGTGGGCCCCATCAACATGAACGTTCGCGCGGGAGCGCGCTGCGGCACGTCGCGCGCTTATCTGCGACCGGTGATGCACGACGAGAGGCTGACGGTGCTGACTGGCGCGCAGGTGCTTTCGTTGACCTTCTCCGGCACGCGCTGCACCGGGCTCGAGTTCCTGCGAGAGGGCGAGCGGCGGTCCGTCGGCGCCTCCCGGGAAGTGATTCTCTGCGCCGGAGCGATCGACACCCCACGTCTCCTCATGCTGTCGGGGATTGGCCCCGCCGAGGAACTCGAGCGGCTCGGCATCCCAGTCGTGGCCGCGCTGCCGGGGGTGGGGCAGAACCTCCAGGAACACATCATCGTGGCCGGGCTCTGCTTCGAGGCAAAGCAGTCGCTGATGCCGCTGAACAACAACCTCGTGGGCAGCACCTTTCATTGGAAGAGCCGCTCCGAGTTGCGCGTGCCGGACCTGATGTTCGTGTCCGTTCAAATCCCCTATGTCTCGGCCGAGCTCGGCGCCCGGTATCCGATTCCGGCGAACACCTTCTGCATCGCGCCGGGCCTGGTCCGGGTCCAGAGCCGGGGCTACGTGCGCATGAAGACCGCCCGGCATGATGGCCCGCTCGAGATCCAACCCAACCTCCTGTCGGAACAGGCCGACGTCGATGCCCTGCTGATGGGACTCGAGCTCGGGCTCGACATCGCGTCACAGCCGGCGTTTCGTGAGTTGACCAGGAGCTGGGTCGCCCCGACGAAGCGGATGAGCCGGGAGGAGTCGGTGGCCTTCCTTCGCCAGGCGTGCTCGCCCTATTTCCATCCCGTGGGCACCTGCGCCATGGGCTCGGGCGAGGACGCCGTGGTGGATGCCCGGCTGCGCGTCCATGGCCTCGAGGGTCTGCGGATCTCCGACGCGTCGATCATGCCGACGATTCCCTCGGCGGGGACTCACGCGCCATCCGTGATGATCGGGGAGTTCGCGTCGCGACTGCTGGTGGGCGGCTGAACCCTCGCTGCCCCCCACATCGGAGCGTTCCACCGGGAGTGGGGGCTCGTCCCCTGCTCGTGTGAGCCAGCCTGCGACCTGGAGACCTGGGGTAGGGAGAGCGCGCCTTTCCTGGCAGGTCATCAACCCCTTGAAATCACTTTTCTTGCCTCGTTGCTTCGCGAACGGACGAGCAGCGCGAGGAGCGGTGAGGGAATGCCGGGAAGGGGGGACCTGTCCGGCGCGGGTCTTCCGGGTCCCCGTTGGGACCGCGGCTCACACAAGGAGTGTGGATGCGCATCCGCTGGCTGCTGTCCGTCGTCTCTTCCGTGGTGCTGGTGGGGTTTGTCGCTTGTGGCTCACGAGAACCCGCTCAGGTCACGGAACCTTCCGCTCCGGAGCTGTCCTCCTCGACGACGACCCCTCCAGCGCCCTCCGTGGACGTCTCCGCGCCATCCCCCACCGCTCCGGCAACGCCTGACGTGCCGGCATCTCCCTCCGCACCCGCTCCGGCGCCAGCCCCTGCTCCTGCGCCGCCTCCTCCCCCTGAGTTCTCCCGCATCCTGTGGGTGTCCCCCAGTGGCAAGGATTCCGCCGCGGGCACGGAGTCGGCGCCCTTGCGTACGGTGGAGAAGGCTCAGTCACTGCTCCAGCCGGGCGAGGCCATCTTCCTCAAATCCGGCACGTACACGGAGCGGCTGCGGCTCGATGCCCGGGATGGTTCCTCCGGGCGCTATCTCACGCTCATGGCCGCGCCCGGCGCGAAGCCCGTCTTCAAGGGGGGCTCGGGGAACCGGGCGCCGATGTTGGAGGTGCGCCGGGCCTACTGGCGTGTCGAGGGCATCACCTTCGACGCGGCGGGGGACAAGGCCTTCGCGGCGTACTGGCACGGCGAGGGCGCGCACCACGGCATTCTTCGTGGCTGCACGCTCAAGAATGGCACCGATGGGGCGGGCGTCTTCGTCGCCGACAAGGCCCGGGACGTGCTCATCGAGGGCAACGCCATCTCGAACTTCCAGCGCTCGGGAGCGGACAGCCACGGCGTGTGTGTGCAGACCAACTCCAAGAACGTGACCATCCGCGCCAACGACATCCATCACAACTCCGGCGACGGTGTGCAGTGCCTGAGCTCCGAGGGCGGCTCCACCGAGGAGGGCACCCCGTTCGACAACCTGCTCGTCGAGGACAATGACTTGCACGAGAACCGGGAGAATGGCGCGGACATCAAGACGTGCACCCGCGTGACGCTCCGGGGCAACCGCATCTGGGGCCATCGCCGCTCCTCCACCTCGGGCGGGGAGGGCGTGGTGGTGCACATGTCCGCGCGCGACGTCACGCTCGAGGGCAATGAGGTGCGCGACAACGGCCGGGGCATCCAGATTGGCGGAGTCCGGCAGGGCGAGCCCCCCACCCACATCGTCCTGCGGCGCAACCGCGTGTTCGACGGGTACGACTCGGATGGCAGCGAGGGCTCGGGCATCCGCATCGACACCGCCATCGACGTGAAGGTCCTGCACAACACCGTGTGGAACATGCCCACCTATGGACTGGTCGTGGGCAAGGGCGAGTCGGGCGCGAGCGAGGACGTGGAGGTGCGCAACAACATCCTCGGGGCCTGCGCGGCCCTGGCGGTGCGGGTCGGCACGGACTGGGAGGGGTTGTCCTTCGATGGCAACCTCTATTCTCCGCTCGGGGATGCGCCCACCTTCCGCAAGGACTCCCGCGACCAGGATCTCTCCGCCTGGCAGGAGAGCACGGGCTGGGATGCACATTCGGTGGAGAAGGCCCCGGGATTCGTGGACGCCGAGGATGGGGACTTCTGGTTGGCTTCCTCCTCGTCCGCCCGTGACGCGGGCCTGTCGGTGGGCGAGGACTGGTGTGGCCGGGCTCCGGACATGGGCGCGAGGGAGTCTGACTGCCCCTGAGCCGGGAGCCGGGGTAGAGTCCGGGGCGTGTCCGTCTCCGAGTCCTCTCCTGGCGTCATCCTGGTGCCCGCGACCCTGGCCACGCGCGAGCCGCTGAGGCATGCGGTGGCCCGGGCGGGCTTCCAGTGCGTGGAGGCACCCGAGCAGGCCTCGCTCGTCCTGGCGGATCTCACCCTGCCCGGGGCGCACGCCGCCCTCACCGCGCTGATGGCCACGCCCGCGGGGGCCTCGCTCTCCGTCGTGGTGTGGGTGGCGCCGGGCGAGGAGGCCTTCTCCACCGTGGATTCGTTCCACCCCGAGGAGGTGATGACCTCCGGGGCGGATTGTCATGAGGTCGCCTGGCGGCTGCGGCGCGCGATGAAGCACCAGTACAAGCGCGAGGAGGTGCGGCGAAGGCAGCAGGACCTGGCGCTCCTGGTGGAGCTCACCGCGGACTACGCCGAGAGCCTCGATGTGGAGGCCCTGCTGCACGACGTCACCCGCCGGATCGCGGAGCGGCTCGGCGTGGGGCGGGCCACGCTGGTGATGTTGGACCGGGAGGGCGAGGGCGCGCGCGTGGTGGCCGCCAGCGACGCCTCGGGCCCGCAGGACGTTCCCATCGATCTGGAGCGCTACCCCGAGGTGCGCGAGGCGGCGCGCACGGGCAAGCCCGTCGTCGTGGAGGACGCACCGCACCACCCGTTGTTCGAGGGCGTGCAGGAGGAACTGGCCACGCGGCACATCCACACGCTGGTGGCGCTGCCGCTGATCATCACGGGCGTGGTGCGCGGGGTGTTGCTCCTGCGTGCCAGGGGGAGCGACCGGCGCACCTTCGCTCCCCACGACATGGACTTCCTCAACACGGTGGCCCACTCCACGGCGGTTGCCCTGCGCAACGCCTCGCTGCTCCTGTCGGTGCGCGGGAAGACCGAGCGCGAGATGTCCGCGCGCATCGCCGCCGAGGCCAAGGCCGCCTCGCTGGAGACCTATCACCTCTTCTTCGCCAACGTGCGCGAGGGCGTGGCCATCCTCGACGACCGGGCGTGCGTGCTCAGCCTCAACCCCGCGGGCGAGGCCATCCTGGAGACGTCCTCGGAGGCCGCCATGGGCCGTCACCTGGTGGACATCACCCAGCCGCTGGACGAGACGGTGCTGATGGAACTGGTGACGGCGGCCCGGCGCGGCGAGTCGCGCTCGGACGTGGACATGATGGTGCGCCTGCCTGGAGGAAGGCGCCTCACCCTGTGCTTCTCCGCGGGTCCGCTGGAGGATGGGCGCCGGGCCATCATCCTCTCCTTCCGGGATGTCACCCAGGCGCGCCTGCTGGCCGACGAGCTGCACCACACCAAGGACTTCCTGGAGCGGCTCATCGACTCCTCGGTGGACGCCATCGTCGCCGCGGACATGCAGGGCCGCATCATCCTCTTCAACAAGGGCGCCGAGGCCATCTTCGGCTACACCGCCGCGCAGGCGCTGGGAGGATTGCACGTGGACCAGCTCTACCCGCAGGGGGTGTCGCGGCGCATCATGCGGCAGTTGCGCAGCCCGGACTTCGGTGGACGGGGCCGGCTGGAGGTGTGCCGCCAGGAGGTCGTCAGCCGCACCGGGCAGTTCGTGCCGGTGAACATGACGGCCTCCATCGTCCACGAGGGCGGCCGCGAGGTGGCCAGCGTCGGCATCTTCACGGACCTGCGCGACCGCATGGCGCTCGAGCGCAAGCTGTCGGACGTGGAGACGCGCCTGGAGGAGAGCGAGAAGAACGCCGTCATCGTCGCGCTGGCGGGCACCACGGCGCACGAGCTCAACCAACCCCTCACCTCGGTGATGGGCTACGCGGAACTGCTCAAGCGCAAACTCAAGGAGGAGGACGCCGCGTACAAGCCGGTGGACATCATCTATCGCGAGGCGGAACGCATGGCGGAGATCGTCCGCAAGATAGGCCGCATCACCCGCTTCGAGACGAAAGCCTACATGGGTTCGCAGCAGATCCTGGACCTCGACAAGGCCAGCTCCAATGACGACTGAGTCGCGCCGTGTACCCGGGCCGGAGGAGCCTTCCGCCGAGGCCTTCCGGGCATTCTTCGAGGCGGTGGAGGTGCCCGCGGCGCTCTGCGACCTGTCGCTGCGGCTCTTGCGGGGCAACTCCGCCTTCAAGCGCTTCTGCTTCGATCATGGTCTCACGGTGGACCAGATGATGGAGGCGCTCGAGGACACGCTCGTGCCCGACGACTGGAGCTCGAGCGAGGTGAAGGTGGCGCTGCCCCAGGGCGGCTCGGTGATGATGGAGCTGACGCGGCGGGGCGACTCGGTGTCGGTGGTGGGGCGGCGCGAGTCGGAGCACATGCGCGGCCATCTGGTGGTGGTGGAGCAGGCGCTGCTCGAGCAGGCGCGCACCGAGGGCGTGCTGCTGGACCTGGGACGCAGCGTGGCGGAGGCGGGCAGCGAGGAGGAGCTGGTGGCGGCGGTGGCGCGTGGCGTCAAGGAGCTGTTTCCCGGGCGCTCCTTCTGCATCCGTATCACCGACGCGCGCACCGGCTCGCTCACGAGCCTCTACGCCGAGGGCCGCCTCAAGGAGGGCTCGCGCGAGCCGCTGGTGCTCAAGCGCAGCGCGGCGGAGAAGATGCACCTGGTGGAGTCGGCGCTGCCCGCGGGCAAGGTGGTGGTGGCCGGCCGCGTGCCGCTGCTCTTCGAGGACAGTGTCGGAGGGGTGAGCGCGCCGCTGGTGGCCAGTGGCCAGCTCTATGGCGCCATCAACCTGGAGTACCCCGCCTCGCGCCAGGAGGCGAACACCTACCAGGACGAGCGGGTGCTCGTGCAGCTCGCCAACCAGGTCGCGGTGGCGGTGAAGAACGCCAAGCTCATCGACGAGCTGACGTTCGTGCGCAAGTACCTGGAGGACCTGCTGGAGAAGGCCAACGCCCTCATCGTCGTGGCCAACCGCGAGGGAAAGATTGTCGTCTTCAACCGGGCGATGAGCCGCCTCACGGGCTTCAGCAAGGAAGAGGTGCTGGGACGGGACGTGGCGTGGCTGGTGCACCGCGACGAGCACCTGCGGCTGATGCCCGTGCTGCTCGCGGCCCTGCGGGGCGAGGACCTGCCCAACTTCGAGCTGCGGCTGCGCACGCGCACGGGCGAGGCGCGCGCCTCGTTCGCCACCTCCACGTCGCTCTCCTCCCAGGGCGAGGTGGAGGGGGTCATGGCCATCGGGCAGGACGTCACGGTGGTGGCGCAGCTCGAGCAGCGCATCATCCACGCCGAGAAGCTCGCCTCGCTGGGGCAGCTCGCCGCGAGCGTGGCGCACGAAATCAACAACCCGATGACCGCGGTGGTGACGTACGCCGACGCGCTCCTGCAGCGCCTGCCCGTGGGGGCCTCGGGGGGCCCGGACGCGGAGAAGCTGCGCAAGATATTGGAGAACGGCCAGCGCATCCTGCGCTTCACGAGGGATTTGACGTCCTACGCCCGGCCGTCGAAGAACAAGCCGGAGCCGGTGCGGCTCGACGCGCTCCTGGACAAGGCGCTGGGCTACTGCGAGCACGTGGTGACCAAGGCCCAGGTGGAGGTGGAGCGCGACTTCGGCGAGGTGCCGCAGCTCTCCGGGGTGCCCGCCAACCTGGAGCAGGTGTTCGTCAACCTCATCACCAACGCCTGCCACGCGATGCGTCCCGGAGGACGGCTGACCTTGCGCTCGCGGTGCGAGGGGCGCGAGGCGGTGGTGTGGGTGCGGGACACCGGCAGCGGCATCGAGCCCTCGCACCTCTCGCGCATCTTCGAGCCCTTCTTCACCACCAAGACGGAGGGGCAGGGCACGGGGCTGGGGCTGTCCATCGTGCAGCGCATCGTGGAGAAGCACGGGGGTCGGCTGGAGGTGGAGAGCGTGCTGGGACAGGGCACCACCTTCTCGGTGCGCCTGCCCCTGCCGGACTGAACGCCCGTGCTCAGCCCTCGGGCTCGTCGTCCAGCTCGCGGGTGAACTCCTCTTTGGTGAGCAGCCCCTTGCGCGCCATGATGCGCATGAGGGCCCAGAACTTGCGTTCCAGCTCCTCCACCGGGTCCACCGCCGGGCCCGGGGACTGCGGCTCACCGAAGAGCGAGTCCAGCGCGGCGCTGACGTCCCCGGAAGGCGCTCGCCGGGCCGCGCCGCGCCGGGTGCCGCGCCGCTTCTGCTCGCGCTCCTGGATGAGCCGCTCGAGCGAGACGCGACGTGTCATCTCCTCGGAGGGCAGCTCCTCGCCGAGGATGACCTCCTCGCCCTCCTCCGCCTCGCCGATGACGATCTCCTCCACGTCGTCCTCGTCCACCATGGGCAGGCCGGTGGAGGACGTGGTGCGAGCGGGGGCGTCCGGGTGGTAGTAGCGCTGGATGGAGGCGCGCACGGCCGACAGCGGCGCCACGCGCGGGCTCACCTTCATCCCCGTGGTGAACTCCATTTCTTGCAGGGCCGCGGAGTCGAGCGGATCCGCCATGGCCACCACCAGCACGCGCCGCCCGCCCACGTTTTCCAGGGAGATGGGAAACAGGTCGTGCTGCTCGCAGAAGCGCGCCCGCAGCAGGTGGAGGGCGCTCCAGTCCGGGGCGCGGCCCGTCAGATCCATCACCGGCACGCCCAGGGCCTCGCTCAGCGCATGCGCCAGGGTCTTCTCGGTGATCGCGCCCTGGGCCACCAACGTGGCGCCCAGCCGCTGCCGGGTGCGCTGTTGGGCCAGGAGCGCCGCGTCCAGTTGGGCCGTGCTGATCGCCCCCCTCTCCAGGAGCAACTCACCGATCCGCTTTCGGGCCATGCGCGGCGCCTTAGTCGCACCCCACCTGCTCCGTCAAGGGGTCAACGCGGTGCGTCAATGCGTGTCCGTCCGCCATGTGACCGGGCGTCCGGGCGAAGATCCCTCCCAAAATTCCCGTGAGATTTCAGCAACTAAGGGAGCAGGCCGTGTCTTGACACACCTGAAGAGGCGTTCTTAAAGTCGGCCCCCAATTGATGCCAATGGCGGGCCAATGATCCTCGCGGAAGTGAGGTGGGGATCAAGGGCTCGGGATGGCAAGGCCCGTCACGCCGGGTCCGCATGTTTTTTGGAGGCAACAAGCAACTATGAACCTGGGCTTTGTGACGAATCTGACCATTCTTGCCAACGCCGGCGGCCATGGCGCTGAGCGCTCCTTCTTCGAGGAGGTCGCCAAGCGCTGGGAGGCCGGTCAGTGGGGTATGTACCCCATCGCCGTCTGCCTGGTGTTCGCCCTGGCCATCATGGTCGAGCGCAGCATTGTGCTGTTCGGCAAGGCGTCCATCAACAAGGAGGCCTTCCTGCGCGGCCTCAAGAAGCACATCTACGCGGGTGACCTGGACAAGGCCATCAACTACGTGTCCGGCCAGAAGCAGACGCCGCTCACGCAGGTCATCAAGGCCGGCCTGATGAACGTGCCCAAGGGCGAGGAGGAGGTCCAGGCGGCGCTCGACGAGGCCAGCCTGCGCGAGACGCCCCGCATCGAGGCGCGCACCGGCTACCTGGCCATGCTCGGCAACGCGGCGATGCTCGCCGGTCTGCTCGGAACGGTGTCCGGTCTGATCGCCTGCTTCGAGGCGGTGGCCAACGTGAACCCGGCCGACAAGGCGACCATTCTCGCCAACGGCATCTCGGAAGCCATGAACTGCACGGGCTTCGGGCTGCTCACGGCCATCCCCGCCGTCGTCGCCTTCTCCATCCTCTCGGGCCGCGCCACGTCGATCGTCAACGACATCAACGAGACGAGCGTCGCGGTGCTCAACCTGATCGTCAACAACCGCGACAAGTTCAAGAACGCCACCGTCTCGGCGTCCGCGGGCCACGACGAGGAGTAGTTCCTCGTCTTCTGACGAAACCTGAACCCTGGGCGCGTTGTCGGTAGGCTCGAGACGCGCTCCGGAAAGGAAAGGAGAGCCCCATGGCCGGCGGAATGGACCTGGGGGGAGGCAAAGGCAAGAAGTCGCTCGACGTTGCCATCAACCTCACCCCCTTTATCGATCTGATGGCGGTGACCATCAGCTTCCTCATCATGACGGCGGTCTGGACGCAGATCGGCCGTCTCCAGGTGGCGCAGGCCGGAGGCCCCTCCACCGATGAGGAACAGAAACAAGAAGAGCAGACCAAGACGGTCCAGCTCACGCTGTTCGTCACGCCCACCGAGCTGAAGCTGGTGGCGGACCAGAGTGAGTTCCCGTCCATCGAGGCCAAGCGCGGGGCCAACGGCAAGTTGGACCTGGCGCCGCTGCTCGCGCGCTTCAAGGAACTCAAGTCGCAGTTCCCCGACCAGTCCTCCATCACGCTGCAGACCGAGGACAAGGTCCACTACGAAGATCTGGTGCGCATCATCGACCAGTGCATCGGCGCCGGCCTGCCCCAGGTCTCGGTGTCCGCCATCATGGGTTAGGAAGGCATCCACACCATGCCCATCAAGGCTCCCGGTAAGCGCTACTGCAAACGGCTGCAACACTCCAAGGTGTTCG encodes:
- a CDS encoding ATP-binding protein → MTTESRRVPGPEEPSAEAFRAFFEAVEVPAALCDLSLRLLRGNSAFKRFCFDHGLTVDQMMEALEDTLVPDDWSSSEVKVALPQGGSVMMELTRRGDSVSVVGRRESEHMRGHLVVVEQALLEQARTEGVLLDLGRSVAEAGSEEELVAAVARGVKELFPGRSFCIRITDARTGSLTSLYAEGRLKEGSREPLVLKRSAAEKMHLVESALPAGKVVVAGRVPLLFEDSVGGVSAPLVASGQLYGAINLEYPASRQEANTYQDERVLVQLANQVAVAVKNAKLIDELTFVRKYLEDLLEKANALIVVANREGKIVVFNRAMSRLTGFSKEEVLGRDVAWLVHRDEHLRLMPVLLAALRGEDLPNFELRLRTRTGEARASFATSTSLSSQGEVEGVMAIGQDVTVVAQLEQRIIHAEKLASLGQLAASVAHEINNPMTAVVTYADALLQRLPVGASGGPDAEKLRKILENGQRILRFTRDLTSYARPSKNKPEPVRLDALLDKALGYCEHVVTKAQVEVERDFGEVPQLSGVPANLEQVFVNLITNACHAMRPGGRLTLRSRCEGREAVVWVRDTGSGIEPSHLSRIFEPFFTTKTEGQGTGLGLSIVQRIVEKHGGRLEVESVLGQGTTFSVRLPLPD
- a CDS encoding general secretion pathway protein GspE, which encodes MARKRIGELLLERGAISTAQLDAALLAQQRTRQRLGATLVAQGAITEKTLAHALSEALGVPVMDLTGRAPDWSALHLLRARFCEQHDLFPISLENVGGRRVLVVAMADPLDSAALQEMEFTTGMKVSPRVAPLSAVRASIQRYYHPDAPARTTSSTGLPMVDEDDVEEIVIGEAEEGEEVILGEELPSEEMTRRVSLERLIQEREQKRRGTRRGAARRAPSGDVSAALDSLFGEPQSPGPAVDPVEELERKFWALMRIMARKGLLTKEEFTRELDDEPEG
- a CDS encoding MotA/TolQ/ExbB proton channel family protein produces the protein MNLGFVTNLTILANAGGHGAERSFFEEVAKRWEAGQWGMYPIAVCLVFALAIMVERSIVLFGKASINKEAFLRGLKKHIYAGDLDKAINYVSGQKQTPLTQVIKAGLMNVPKGEEEVQAALDEASLRETPRIEARTGYLAMLGNAAMLAGLLGTVSGLIACFEAVANVNPADKATILANGISEAMNCTGFGLLTAIPAVVAFSILSGRATSIVNDINETSVAVLNLIVNNRDKFKNATVSASAGHDEE
- a CDS encoding ExbD/TolR family protein, translated to MAGGMDLGGGKGKKSLDVAINLTPFIDLMAVTISFLIMTAVWTQIGRLQVAQAGGPSTDEEQKQEEQTKTVQLTLFVTPTELKLVADQSEFPSIEAKRGANGKLDLAPLLARFKELKSQFPDQSSITLQTEDKVHYEDLVRIIDQCIGAGLPQVSVSAIMG